From Hydra vulgaris chromosome 15, alternate assembly HydraT2T_AEP, one genomic window encodes:
- the LOC136091739 gene encoding uncharacterized protein LOC136091739: MRQGVERNHVLYLIQDVKTLWHSTLLMAERMLKLHFYIKDIFNYRQQYKDMRKNLLDENEIVNLKETVNALASFNQVSVLLSGDTYATCSLIIPSTKYLEKQPNKKKSEISPFIMILKLHLLESLKTYKDSYDLENNSYLLCATSLDPSYKNIIDDEDDDSGNDSDKTISLDFKKEISGYIKLSVHDQNVLHFWHQNQHVFTMLYCISKMILCTPATSAPSERLFSDALNNLYAKRNRMTTKCFQMLMSLYENLEFFNLV, from the exons ATGCGACAAGGTGTTGAAAGAAATCACGTActttatttgattcaagatgtgAAAACACTTTGGCACTCCACGCTTCTCATGGCAGAAAGAATGCTTAAACTTCACTTCTACATAAAAGATATCTTTAATTATAGACAACAATACAAAGATATGAGAAAAAATTTGCTTGATGAAAATGAAATAGTTAACTTAAAAGAAACGGTAAATGCATTAGCAAGCTTTAATCAAGTAAGTGTTTTACTTTCAGGTGATACTTATGCAACATGTTCTTTAATTATTCCAAGTACAAAGTACCTTGAGAAGCAAccaaacaagaaaaaaagtgaaatctctccttttattatgattttaaaattgcatttattagaatctttaaaaacttacaaagaCTCATATGATTTAGAGAACAATTCGTATTTATTATGTGCCACTTCTTTGGATCCAAgctataaaa ataTCATTGacgatgaagatgatgattCAGGAAATGATAGTGACAAAACAAtaagtttagattttaaaaaagaaattagtggttatataaaattgtcaGTACATGATCAAAATGTTTTACACTTTTGGCATCAAAATCAACATGTGTTTACAATGTTGTAttgtatttcaaaaatgattttgtgTACACCTGCTACAAGTGCACCAAGTGAGCGCCTTTTCTCTGACgcattaaataatttgtatgcAAAGCGAAACAGAATGACGActaaatgttttcaaatgttGATGTCTTTGTAcgaaaatttggaattttttaatttagtttaa